The genomic DNA ATGTTCAAAGTGCGACAAAGTGTATTGAGGAAAAGAACGCACATCCTGCTCGGAAAGCATGGTATCGGCGACCGTACTCAACCGGATAGTCGACCACGCTTGAGGTCAGAGACGCAGTGTAGCTCGAGCTGACGTGAAACCCGTGTAACCGGCAGTGTAAAATAAAACTAGAATAATTTCACAGGGCGAAAGCTTACATTCGATCATCAATCAACCTGACGTCGTCAAACTATTTAGTGATTAGCAGTGAATCGCGTAATGCTGCGTATCAAAGAAAACGAACTGTCTCCCCCTCATCGGGTTCAAGTACGAGTTCTTGTGCTTCTCCATCGGTTTCCAACTCAGGTATAATTGAACTGGTGTTGGGGCGGGCCGAGCCAGGGGTGGCTGATACGCTGGACACAACAGTCGCCGGCGCCAGACTCATTTGTTGATCAGTTGCTTCAGACATCTTGGCGTCAACGTCGAGAGGAGTGCCCACAGGTTAGACGAGTCAATGCAACAACAGTgaaaagagaagggggagatCTTGAAATGTTTGGTGGCAAGAGCGGGGTTTTATGCCATCAACCCCTGACTCCGAGACGACAGATCATCTGTTCCCAAGAAAAGGGGGCATCAAGCTGCAGCATCGTGCGTTTCCCACTCTCGCCATCTCGTCTGTTGGACGTGTTGATGTTTGTAGCAGTGGATCTCAACCGGGATTTAGCCAACTGAAGATAAATTGCCCCTGCCGCCAAGGTAGTTGTATGCTGTGCCTTATGCGGGAGCTTGTGACCGGCTCCCCGATAGAAGACGAGTCTCATCAGGGGTTGATGTGTTTGGCCGGATTTGATGCAGTCCCAGAGCTACGCTTGGTTCTTGCAACCTTGGAAAGCCAGttctcactctctctcatgTGCAAAGAGTCGCTTGTTGTTGAAGGTCAAGTGGACCCCTAGAGTTAGGATTGAGTAAGATttgatattgatgtcttGAAACTCACATATACCATTTCGATATCAGCATTTTCTATTCATCTTCAAGCCTGTATGTACTTGGCTTGAGTCTAGCTTCCATCCTGGTAAGAATAGAATTATTTTTCTTGATCATCCACATGCATCAGAAACAGTGGCAAAGAGTTTCATTCATTATCAGCCTGTTTATCTAGCCTTTTCAAGTTCCCTTCTCTTGCATCAACAATGTCTAACTTCAACAAGCCTCCCATCACTTCTGGTATGAGTACCGCGGTCCCAAAGAACTCAAAATCTTCAGTTCGCGCGGCTTTACGTAGAAGGGCTCTGTCGCGTCAAAATAGGCGTTGTAATACTCCTTGGTCATTTGGTGCTGTCGGATAATGGGAGCGATTAGCCAAAGTTCTGATGGATTCTGTGCTGAGACCGTCTCACTTTCAGGATCCAATCTACAGGTTCGGACCTAGCAACTGCTTTAGCTCCCGCAAGACATGACAGTGACCACGTTAAGGAAGCGTGACCCGGACTCACCATTTCTCAATCCACGTGATCGTGCCCGGAGAGTCATGAATTTGATACATCTCGAAGTACATCAGCTCAGACtccctcttcatcttctcgatgGTTGGCTCGGCCGCCTCCAAGAATCTAGCAACATCCCGGGGATGGACGTGAACAGTGACCTGAAAGACCGTCGCCATAGTGAGAGTAGGTGTTGCGATATGCCCAAAGCCGTTGTGTTCAAATGAAACAAATATGGTTGGCTGCTATTGAAAACTGCGAAGTTCTGATACCGGGGGGACAAAGCTCATTTGTAGTTCGCAACAATGTTTTCCCCGCATGTCCGACTGGTCAAGTCCGGCGTGAGGTCAGATGGTGAAACATCCGCTGTCTGACTAGTGACGGCCTTCATGAGTCTGCCCGAATTTACAACCTAAAACTGATTGGTTGTTCTCGTGACTGGATAAGCTTAGTCTGAGCCGTGTCCGCGGGACTCCATTTTGACAGAAATAGGAGGAATAGGCCTGTGAAAGCTTGACGTTGAAGTCGACAAATCCGGTTCCCTCTGGGGAAGCTGACGAGGGATTGTAACAATCGCAAAGGACTGTGTCTCTGAAATCACAAGCCCGTGAGAACGAAACACGGCAAAAAACCCCTTTATATCTCCTATGTAAAAACTACAATTTGATCACCAAATGAGAAATGGCTTCTGTCAAGATCATGCTAATGAAACGAGGATAATAGGTTCTATTCTGTTTCTTATACAAGCAGAATTCGGTCGCTAGGGAACCCGCTTTCTCTATTCTCCTCCGGTTAGGGGAAAAAGCATGCGATCTCTTGCCATTTCATCTTGATGCTATTGGATAGAACGCTAACGGGTCGTACCTGACGGTCTACCCTCCGAATGAGAAACTCTGTTCTTCTCAACCTCAGTCTCATTCCATGGCGGCCTGTTTTGTCTTTCGCTCATCTTCCACGCGAGGGACATGACGACAGTTGCCACCAAGAGAATAACACACGCGGCGGCCAGCGTGAAAGCACAAGCTCCATACTTTGTCGATAACAAGTACCTGTTCCTCACtcttgtcgacgacgtgTATGGTGCAGTCCATATGCTACCGACATCTGGCGTCTCGTtcctgatgttctcgaaGTACGCGAACACGCAACCGACGGCCGCAACCGTGAAGATGAAAGACAGCGCGGAGAATACAATGCCTGCAAAGGAGGCAATACGCTTGGGTCTGACAAAGGCCacggcggtggcgatgatggccagTCCGGCTGTCGAAGCGGCAACGGCTGGGAGGACGAAGCCCAAAGTCAAGTCGCGCAGCTTATTTCTCGACATGGACGAAGGGAAAGTTTCGACGATTGACCTGACGGAGAAGGACGGATCATAGCCTTGCGTGGTCCTCCGGACACATCCTTGCCGGTGAGTTCTCCTACAGTTCCGGATCAGCTAGACGCCCTTTAGGTTCCGGGCTTCCGGTCCATTGGAGCGGAGCAGTGACTTTTGATGTCGCAATACTTACCATTCAGTTGATGTCGACTGGCAGTAGCCCCAAAGACCAAAATCAAGTCTGATATCAGGAGTATATGTCCCGTTAGGCCTCCGTCCAGCCTCCAGTGTAAATATTGGTAGGCTTGTATCTGGAGTAGAAAGACAGGTAACGATAAGAAGACTGAAGGaagccagcagcaacacAAAGCCGAGACCCAGAAGCATGCGTGCAGCGACCATCGTCAAAAAGAAGTGGGGCGGGCTTATTTGGAGAGTTGGAGTAGAAAAACAAATAACTTGATGGTGATTAACGTCAGGTTCTTGGAGTTTCCAAGACGTAGACTGGCCACGAACAGTATGCTAACTGCTCCGGCTACAGTTCAGACTATATGTTAAATAGTGCTGTCAACCCATAGCAACCGGGCGAAATAGAAACCACGAACGCATCCAACCTGAGCAAAGGCGGTTGCCTAATTTCAAGGGTTTAAGACACATCGTATGGCTGTGTCTCAGCCTCTGATGTCAATCAAAGACTCGGCGCGGTCACAGACACAATGGGGTGCTGGATACACGGCTCCGAAAGGATTGATCGACGTGGCTGGTGACACCGAATCTGGACAGGGTTTCCCGCAGTCCAACTACGTGTTGTCGCCTTCGTAGATCATCGTCTCAGGGACCGCGCTTGTGAGGATCTCGCTTCTGCTGTGCCACATTGTAGACTTTTGGATGTGGGTGCCGACCTCCATGTCTCCTCGGAGCCCGGTGCGGTGGTGCCCAGACAACCGGCCGCGAGTGAGGGGAGGATGCCAGCAGACGTCACGAAAGGTTGGCAAGGCTCTGTTCGGGCGACGAAACGTAACGCATCGGTATTCAGACCAATAACGATTGTCTAACGGATGAAGAGTATGGTGGTGACGTAAGCCGAGGTCTTGTCTTCCAGAGCTTCGGGTCATCAGCGCCAAGGAACCAAGTCTCTGGCACCAGTGAAGGGTGCGATTTAGAGATTTAGTCTGTTGAGGACTTCCAGTCGATGAACTTCACACATGATCGCAGTTATTCTTGACCGGTAAATGGGTttccgccgctgccgagccGGGCTCAGTTCAGCCAGCGacttccctccctccccaggTTGAGGCGAAATCAAGCGTCAGACGAAGTTTCTCCAGACGCTGAACGAGATATCCTTTGTTAACTTGGCAAAAAGATTGATCGATGTAGGAGGGTTTTCTTAATCTTTTTTTCGTTCGTTCTTTCTACTTTTGTAGATTCGAGTAGTGGTTCTGGGTTAGGTCTGTCTGTCTATGTCGCGAGGGGAAAACATTGCTTGCTTGTTCCCCCTTAATTTAACATCATTAGTCTAAGTTTCGCTTGCCATGCCTGTTAACCACAAATGCAGCTAGGCTGCAGAGTTGAGCGGATGAATTCATAAGCATAAAGAACCTGATTTACTAAGTTCCGAAAAGTGTTACTGATTCGGCCTAATACAAATGTAGTTGCTCTACCACTTCGCCGCGTCACGTGGATGACTTGTGGCCACCACTTTTGCCATTTACCATCACCATACTCTTGGCCGTAGTGTGAGATGGCCTCCATATTGATGTCTGCAGAAAGATCAGTAAGCAAATACGACTGCAATATAGGAGGAAAACCCAAAATATATTGACGACGCGATGCAGTAATCAGCCAGCAGCAAAGCAAGGAACTATAAGAACAAGATGAATTATCCTCTACAACTCCCAATTCTCACCATCTCACAATAGAATCGAACTTCAGTAACTGATTGCATCCATTACAATCCTTCCTACTCCTCAAAATGTCGTTCCAAGCTCCATTCAAGTACCTCGCTCTTGTCCTTGCGGCCGCTGGCTatgccgtcgccgagccgACCAGACCGGGCTTGACGTACCTATACAGCCTTAACGGCACACTCGGCGAGCCATTCACGACGGGAGTAGGCCCACACGGCACGCGCGCCGTCCTTCCTGTTCTCGGTGGCCCGTTTTCCGGCCCTAACATTTCTGGTAAGCAGCATACATTGACAGCGAGAGAACATCTTCTGGCAGGTGCTTATAAGTATTACAGGACAGGTGCTTCCCATCGGTGCCGATTGGGGCATCGTTGACAGCAACGGTCTTTTCTGGGCCGATGCACGGTACAACTTGCGGACGGATGATGGAGCGGAGATCTTTGTCCAGACAAGCGGGCCTGGACAGCCTGATGGAACAAATCATCTGCGAGTCATTTTTGAGACGGGCAGTGAGAAGTACTACTGGATGAACAACATCCTCGCCATTGGGATCTTGACCAACGGGACTACTACGGACGGAACTCGCTGGGCCGCCCTCGATGCGTGGCAGGTCAACACCAGCGCCTAGTCAGTCACGGAAGCATACTTGCATAGTTGTTGCATCTATTGCTAAGTTGGTAAGGGCGAGAGACCAAGCGGTAGACCTTCTAAGAAGTATATGGTGTGGAGAGCTGTGGGCTAGAACTGTATATTACATAGCACATAGTCTTTTTTTGTCTCCTAAACTATGCCCATTGGCTGCTGTACCTTTCTTGTGTCACTAGTTTTTGCTCGTGTGTGAGATTTATGGCCTACAATTAAGCCCCTTGGTATATTCTAAATTATTCTGTTAGGTTTCTTGCTGAAGCCTAGTCTGTAGTGCTGTAGCAGATCCTCGAGAAGAAACCTGTATTGAAAAGTTTTGAATTGAAGCGTACGAGGCACATAGAAAGACTGGCCAGGTCATCCAGCTGCTTGATAATAATGAGGGAACTGCTGTAGGCTTTGTAACAAGCAGAATACCTCATAGAAGTAGCATGCTCTTAGAAAAGGGTTTAATAAAGGCCCTGTCAAGCGGCAAGGGCGAAGTCTCCGCTTGAAAAAAAGAGTTGCAGGTATAGTATACGTGATGATCATATAATAAACCCATTACTGCTACTCTTGTTAGTCAAACACAAAGAACAGCCGATAGGTAAGAAATATCAAAAGAAATACCAGATTAAGAACGAAATCTATAGACAAACACAGAGGGGGAAAGATTGTTACGTTGTGTTGTTTATTGGGTTAGCAGAACCGGATAGAAGCTCATTCATAACTGGGCCCGGGAGCTTTTTCGCACTTGAGGAATAGTGATAAGAGACACCTCCCCTAATCCTTCTACATCAAAATCGATAATCATTTCTTTACATCTTCTCTTGTAAAACGTCCTGCTTCTGCCCCTGTCGCCTACTGTCATCGGAAGCTAAAGGAAGCTGCACGGAACGAGAACAGCACAGTGCTCGTTGGTCAATCCAAAGATTCGGATTCTGGCCGTGGCTCCTGAGAGCTGAGAGCCCCGCAACTCCGAATTGGACAAGTTTAAGAGTCTGTAGTCTGATCTGAGTGAGAGAGATGACTCGGTTCCGAGCCTGGACCGGCCCTTTGACCAGGCACCGTTGCCGGCCCACCCGGCCAACGACCAAATGCAGCCTTTTTACAGGTGGAAAAGCACGATAAGAACAGAGAACGGGTCTAGCTGAGGTGAGGTGGTCTCAGACCCCGTCGCTCAAGGCCTGCAGGTCTCCAGAGCGTTTCCGCGATGCTTGCTGGGTTGGGCCAAGCAGTCCGGCGCTATGCTAGGAAGCGGAAGCGAGGCCCACAGAGAAAAGCTTAGTCTAACTCGATCCCGCATCAGGTCCCAGGTCTAAGGACTCTTCCCTCCAGGGAGGCAACTCAGCCGCGTACAAAACCTCCCCATACATCAAATGATGTCAGCCAAGCTATTGACTCTAGTGGCTGCTGGATTACGGATTGGTATCACGCATCCAGCCTGTTGGGAACTAGTCTCTCCACACGTCAGGCGTCTTTCGatccggcggcgccgcgagACTGGAGACGTGGGGTGGGGGCACCGGTTGTGCGGATCACTCGTGAAGCCCCTGCTGCTACTCAAGTCCAGGCCAGGCCTATCTATGACTTGTCTTGCTGGAGTCAAGCGCAAAAGAATTCAGCTCGGAACTGCCCTGCAGCTGCCGCGATTGCAGGGGGCCTGGACGCCTCGAGCAGTGATCACGAGGCCGAGCAAGGATAAATCaacaaaacaacaacaattTTTTTTGGCAGTCCAACCAACCCTTGAAAGGTTGTTATCTGACTGCGTAGGCGTGCTGCTACCCATAGAGAAATCCCGAGGCGAAACAGTCCCGGCTGGGTCCACGTACCAATCTAATAATATGGGCCGAGCTGAAGAGGCTCCTCCGACTTGGAGAGCATACAAGAATCCCTTCGGGCAGCTGTGGCGTATCGATCCTTGGTCCGGGTACTCTGTGCCACTTTCCTTCATTCTTTCGTGAGAGTCGACCATACTCGTAGGCAGAACCGCCTTCTTCAGCACGATGGTTGTGATCGTGCCTTTAGTGCTGCTCGGCCTCTGCGCATGGAGTGCCGCCCAGGAAGGTTCGAGAGATTCTACATCAGTCTCACATGTTTCGACCTGTAAGACTCGCGCGGCCTTGATCCCGTCTGCTGCCAGCCAAGCCAATGCCGCCAGAACACCACTGTTGGCAGCGAACAGTTCCTCAGCTGCCGTTACTGTTGCCCTCGATGGAACTGGCCGGTATACCAACATCAACTCGGCCATCTTGTATGCCCAGACCAACAATGTGGCTACGGTTACTGTCAAGGCCGGCACATACACCGAGACCATCTCGATTCAGGCCACTGCTGCCGTCACCATCGTTGGCGAGACCGCAACTTCCGGCAGCAGCTACTCTGACAACCTCGTCACAATCAccaacggcggcggagacTCCTCGCCTGTCACTTTCGTTACAAGCACCTCCAAGGGCGTGACCTGGAGGAACATCAACTTTGTCAACTCGAACGCGGCCTCTGCCGCTGGCATCATCTCCCTCCGGGGCTCCCGAAACGCGTTTTATTCCTGCCAATTCACGGCCGCCGGGCAAGTGGGTTTTACAGGCAGTCAAGCCTCgggcatcatcgccaacTCGTACATCCAAGCTGCCGACAAAGCCATCTACTCTTACGGCAGCCTCTACATTTATCGAACCATCATCACAGCCACTAACAACAACGCCCTCCTGGTGTACAAcaagggcgccgccgattCCACCGGCAAGCAGTACAACTCCACGGTCGTTTTCGATACTTGCCAGGTGATTCAGAAGCCGGGAAGCACGAACACGAACGTCTTCTTGGCTGCTGCCAACGGCGCAGGCTCCGTAGTTGTGTATCGTGACACCTCTATTGCCAGCTTCGTTGCGAGGACTGGTGTGCATGTCGACGCCACGACGCAGGACTCGGCCTTCCGCAACGCCTACATCGAGTCTGGCACCACCGGCCCGGGGAGCTACGCAAACAACGCTGCTGCTCGCAGTGCCTACGTCTCACTGGTCACCGATGTCACCGGCCTAGCTCCTTATGACGTCTCGGTCTTCTTCAGCAATGTATACCCTGCTGTTGTGGTCTCTGATGTTGCTGACTGGGTTGACGCAACCATTCTGGCTTCTATTGGGACGAGAAGCACGCCGGAGTCGGCATACTCTTCCACGACGATCTCTCAGGATTCTAGCACCTCGAGCAACGTTGCCACAACCGATACACCCAGCACCTCGGCCGTCATTAGCACTTTCAGCGcaacctcctcccccccgacTGTTGTTGTTTCCAACACCACATCTTCCACTGCTGCTCAGAGCACAACTGCTACGAGCCTTGGCACAAGCTACAATGTCACCGCGACTTCCGAAGTATCATCAACTAGCGAGACGACGATTTCCAGTTCGGCCGTGACAACCACGGGCGCCGCGTCCTGCCTtccgtcgtcggtgccgccgacAGCTCTGATTGTCGGCCCAGCAGGCTCCTCGTGTGCCACTCACAATAGCATTGCGGCCGCGATTGCTGACCTGCCTGCTGATACGACCACCCAGCACATCTATATCCTGGCCGGCACTTATACCGAGAAGGTGTCTCTTGTGCGGACGGGCACCACCATCATCCGAGGAGAAACGGACAACGcgctctcctcgtcgtccaacAAGGTCACCATCCAAAACGCGTCGGGCGTCCTCTCCAGCGCCGGTAACTCTGCTGGCACCGCCACATTCTCCGCCAACAAGTACGAGGCCAAGCTCGTATCGTTCTACAACATCAACTTTGAGAACAACTACCCCGCCCAGACGAACTACATTGCGCTGGCCGCCTATTCCAAGGGCACCAAGGTGGCTTTCTACAGCTGCAACGTCAGGTCTTCTCAGGGCTCGCTCTATCTCGACTACGGCAATGTCTTTTTTAGCGGCGGCCGCATTGAGGGCACCACCGAGTTTGTCTGGGGCATCGGCGTGGGATATTTCTACAACTCGGTCATCGTATCCACGGACACCGCTGTCGGCCAGAGCATCGCTGCCCACAGGTACCAGAATGCCTACGGAGGTTCCCAGCTGGTCTTTGACGGGTGCGCCGTAGTGCCTTCCGGCAAGACCGTTTCTCAGCAGTCAGTTTACCTCGGCAGAGACTACAGCGCGAATGCCCAGGTTGCCTACCTCAACTCCTACCTCGATGCGCATATCTACGCAGCCGGTTGGAAGATCAACAACGCAGCCACCTTCACTGGCACTTTCGCCGAGGCGAACAACACCGGCCCGGGAGCCAGTGCTCTGGGGCGAGCGTCAGCTGTCCGGATTCTGTCAGACACCTCCGCATACACTATGAAGAAGATTCTCGGGGATGACAGCTGGCTGGACTCTGCTGCCATTGCTCCCCAGCAAGCCTGGCCTGGCTCGGTTTACgcagcagcgacgacgacttcctcGAATGCTACGACCACGACTGCGGCCAACTCGACAGTCGTTACAACTACCACTTCTTCCGCGTCCAACACTTTCACTGtcgccccctccccggccggCGGTGAATACGGGACGGTGTCCTCCGCTGTTGCGGCTCTGCCTGCCGATGGCAAGGAATACACCATCTTCATCAAGGCCGGGACGTACGTGGAGCAGGCTAGCATCACTCGTCGGGGCAAGGTCACGCTCCGTGGCGAGACGCCGTTCGAAAACGACTTCACTCAAAACACTGTTCTCATCAGCTTCAGTCGCGGCGTGTCAACCTCGCTGGGCCAGAACCAGGACACCCCCGTGGTGAACTGGAAGAACACAAacggcgatggccttgcgTTGTATAACATCAACTTCACCAACACATACCCACAGCAACCGAGCAccgctgccctcgccggcaacTTCTTCGGCACCAACATGGCAGCCTACGGCTGCGCCTTCAACGGGTTCCAAGACACCCTTCTCGTGAACCAGGGCGTGCAGGTGTTCAGTAACTCGTACATTGAGGGCAGCGTCGACTTTATCTGGGGCTACAGCAAGGCCTACTTTCGGCAGTGCTATGTGGCTTCCAACACGCCCAACACGTACATCGCCGCCCAGAACCGGCCCAACGCGGATTGGGCGGGCGGTTTCGTCTTTGACAAGTCCGTCATCACGTACACATCCAGCTACGGATCAAACTTTGGCACCACGTTCTTGGGTCGTCCTTGGTCCCAATATGCCATCACCGTGTACATGAACTCGTTCTTGGACAAGCACATCGCCCCTGCTGGCTGGAGCGTTT from Colletotrichum higginsianum IMI 349063 chromosome 3, whole genome shotgun sequence includes the following:
- a CDS encoding C6 finger domain-containing protein, with the translated sequence MATVFQVTVHVHPRDVARFLEAAEPTIEKMKRESELMYFEMYQIHDSPGTITWIEKWSEPVDWILKHQMTKEYYNAYFDATEPFYVKPRELKILSSLGPRYSYQK